One window of Aphelocoma coerulescens isolate FSJ_1873_10779 chromosome 17, UR_Acoe_1.0, whole genome shotgun sequence genomic DNA carries:
- the MRPL41 gene encoding large ribosomal subunit protein mL41, producing MGLLTQLVRGLVRGADRVSPFTSKRGPRSHNKGRGAKKLGVLTRNKKFLLVKEMVPEFVVPDLTGFKLRPYVSYRAKEGSEPPVTAKQLFDELVAPRIEKDVKDGTFDPNNLEKYGFEPTQEGKLFQLFPKNYVR from the coding sequence ATGGGGCTGCTGACCCAGCTGGTCCGCGGGCTGGTGCGCGGCGCCGACCGCGTGTCGCCGTTCACCAGCAAGCGCGGCCCCCGGAGCCACAACAAGGGCCGCGGCGCCAAGAAGCTGGGCGTGCTCACCCGCAACAAGAAGTTCCTCCTCGTCAAGGAGATGGTGCCCGAGTTCGTCGTGCCCGACCTGACGGGCTTCAAGCTGCGGCCCTACGTGTCGTACCGCGCAAAAGAGGGCTCCGAGCCGCCCGTGACGGCCAAGCAGCTCTTCGACGAGCTGGTGGCTCCGCGCATCGAGAAGGACGTGAAGGACGGCACATTTGACCCCAACAACCTGGAGAAGTACGGCTTCGAGCCCACGCAGGAGGGCAAGCTCTTCCAGCTCTTCCCCAAGAACTACGTGCGGTAG